TTAGTGGATTACCATCCAAAACTACAATTTCATTCATTGACACCAgcattaaattttaaaatgcaagcaaGCCCAAGCTTCACATCAAGTTCATTCACATTCTGTTGCAGGCATTTGGTTTAAAATTACTTCCAATTTCAATCTGGTACCCAAGCTGCTTTTATGGATAAGGCTACTGGCTCTGAAGATATAATTTATTCTCCTTAAAGCAGACACAGAATCcaactcctttttttctagCTAGctaatgatttttcattttcatacaTGAATATTGATATAATGTAACTGATATAAATCATTAAGTTTCAATAGGAAGTCACCCTGCAAAGCCACAAAGGCAGATCCAGGCATAACACTTGCAGAGAATTTTCAGCCCAAAAGTTCAGACACTTTTCTTAGCAAGATCATTGTCTCTTGTGCCAGGATGAAACATTTCAGTCAGCAGAACTCCTCTAGCTGACACCTGACAATCAGCACAAGCAAAGCATGGGAGACAAGGCTAAACTTAAGTACTTGTAAAAGGATGCACTTGTCAGAGACAGCTGGAGATggaaacaaagatttaaaacaATTCAATGCATAAaccaactaaaataaaattctagCATTAGAGGTAGATTTTATCCAGTGTAATATATAGTAGCCATTCCTGTAAGTGCAGAGCTGTAGAAATTAAACAATTCAGATCAACTTTGACCTAAATGCTCTTAGAATAATCACGGCAAGCTTTTTGCACATCCTTCAAGAAAGCAGGCACACCACTCTGTAaagagaaaagtggaaaagtCATTCTTGAACAATTTAATCAAGAAAAACTATAAGTAAGTGAGAATTCCCACTTTAAATTTAAGGCCTTCAAATACAGAACCACTTTAAGATGTGTTACAAAGCAGCAAACCATTTGATGCCTCTTGAGCAGGCTAATGGTACTTGAGTACTAAAATTTGCTTGTGTTAGGACTTTGGATATGCTTTGGAACATGGAGTTACTCACTTTGTTGCAAAAATTTACCTGTCTTGTTGACTGACCAAAGGAATCtgataagaattaaaaaaaaaataaatgaagataaCTGCCATGAGAGCAGACAATAGGGAGACTATAAAAATAGAAGAGATAGAAAGGTCAATAGATCAGTTTCAGAAGAAGACAATTCTATCCATCATGCAAAGAAATACATGGGTGCAGTGAATACATTCTTAGAAACAGCCTAAAACAATTGTGCTGTCAACCTTTGCTTACCTTGGCAGTCCAATTGACCAGCCATGAAGGAATCATGCCACCAGGATTATCAAAATAGTACATATAGACTAGAGACAAGAGAGAAGTTACCAGAAAGTTATTCAGCCATAGACTGTTAGCTCCTAACACCATATGACAGAACTGTCAGTGTGCATGACTGAACCACCAAGCACAACACTTCTGTTCTAAATTCTTCACAAAAAAGTCAGCTTGCACTGGAATGGAATGTGAAGTAAGTGCAGCCATTCCTAGCAAGCCTTAGGGAAGCTGAGAGTGCCACAATATTCATTTAGACTACTGCAAACCACTTTAAGCATCCTGTCTTACAAAATCAGGCTGTCTTTACAGGACTGATCTCAGACGTGAGTCAATCTCCAGGCAAACTCTTGAATGTATAAATCTGCCAATCATGATACTTGTCTCACTGCTGAGTTACCCAGGCTGCAGTTAGCATCAGGCTCTACCCAACAGAACTGGCAGGAAAAGTCTCCCTCTCCCAGCCTGCCAGGAAAAGTCTCCCTCTCCCAGTCTCCCCTATGTGCACTCTGCTAATACATTCTTTAGCCCCATGACTTGTGATCACACTTTCTTGATCCCTTACCTTTAGATCCAGTTTTGCCATCACTTTCTATTGCCAGACTTTGCTTATAGCTTTTAACTCTGATGATGCCAGGCTTCTCAGGGCACTGAGGAACAGACACACTTTGAGCTAACACAACCCAGATCTTCCTTCCATCAACATCCATCTCTCGACACTCCCGAATATAGACGTACTGTATGCAGAGTTGAGGAGGCATGTCAAAACACTGTCAGCTTGACAGATGATGAATTGACAAGTGAATTCCATTACAAATACCAGCCCCTTCATGTTATTTCTTATGTTTCTAGAGGATTCAATCCTGCAGAGTAGTAATTCAGCTTTGTGAGCTTTAGTTGTGCATGGGAAGAGTCACCCACACTCTTCTTTATGCTATACATATTCATGTAACATGAGGACTGCAAGATCTTTGATGAAGTGCAGCAGAGCAGTAGTCAGTACACTGCTGAGATCCCTAGATGACAAGGTAACAAAAACTGAAAGGGGAAGAAAGCTTGAAAGGATACATCTCTGtttgagagaggaaaagggtATTTCACTTGCCAGTAGATTACTTTTTCACCATCGTTTGTTTTTTCATATAGTTCTATGGTTGGAAAAAGAAGATTGttaggtatttttaatttctactgcaacaaaaccacacacagcaTCAAACACTGCTCAGATTTATGACAGGAACAAATTTTACACGCAGCCCTTCTGTCAAAATTGATATATATGCAAAGTTTTGGCAGTAAAAGACATTTAATAAAGTTCTGCAGCAGCATTGTTCAGGAACCAAATACAACAGAGCACAAATAAACCACAGCATCGTGCTATCCACCAGGGGTCACTGGAGCATCAGTTTATTCACTTCCATTTCTAACTGCAGAGCTTTCCTTTTGCAAAGAGATAAGACTATTTTAAAGACCTAAATGCAATTTTCAGCTACTAACTCATCTACCTTTGTAtcttttcaaacacagaaaaacacacaatAAGCACGCAGTAGAGTCTGTCATTACTAGTGAACAGGTTCTGATCAAAGAATCCACTGCATTTTAATTGATAACCAGATTTCACTTAGCATTACCACATAAGGTCACAAGTCTGTTTTATTCACAACAGGCACACCTGCATTTGCTGCTTTAGCCATCAGTTATTGCTGTGAAATTGTTGGCAAGTGTTACCTTAATCAGGACAGTGCTACAATCAGGAGTAGCATGTTTCAGTTCTGCCCAAGCATTTTGTATCCCACCCCAGAAGCGTGTGGTACCACAAGCACTGTTCTACAGCTTAGTTCCATCATACAAAGTTCTAAAGAATGAGACAGCTTGTGTCCATTCTTAAGCCAAAAGGAAAGTGTTAACATTATGTGGCTGCCCTTCAAGAGTTAACTTTTGTGAAATGCTGGACTTGAAGTAGCAGCACAAGTATAAATTCGCAGAGGACAATATCATGGTCAGCAAGGATATAAACATCAGCTCTGCAACATTATCTACTTTTTAGTTTAAGGGTGTAGCTTCCCCCGactgcttcctttcttttctgtaagaaggcattatgaaaaaaaaaaactgtttgtTTAAGGATCCAGTTCTCCTAAATGCATTTCAATCAAAGATTACTGAAGTAACATAAAGATAACATAATATTTTTACATCCAATAGGATAATGTTGACTCCCACTATAGCTCTTTTTGTTCATTAATGACAAAGTGGCCTTTACTACAAGAAAGGTATTGTCCATTTTAACAAATACCACTTACTAATAAAGACAGAGCTGCTTTGGCTTGGCCAAGGACTGCCATTATATGGATACCCAGGTTCAACTCcctttttcaaagacaaaataataaacACAACTATTAAATTCAACTAAATAAGTTAAACTAAACTAAATAACTTCTTTCTTTGTAAAAGCCCAAAGTCAACAAATATTCTCTTGATACACCCACTTCTGATTGCAAAAGGTGCTGAGAACAACCAGTGCTTCCAGTAAAAGACATTCCAGCACACATCAAACTGGAGCAAGCCAttgcactgctctgctgtgatATGCACAAAAAGTACCACCTCAATTTCTCTTCAGAACACCTATTAGAATTTAACCCAGGAATGCTGAAGTCTGGCTGAAGTCTACCTGTGAAGAAAGTTGTAGTGGGAAGAGTCCATGTGAACAGTTTGCTTTTAAACTGCCAAGATGAGCTTACCTTTCACATACTGATCCCACTGCTTTCTGAAATCTAAATCCATATAGACATCAACACACAGTTTTGGGGGACAGTCAGCAAGACCACCGAAGATTTTATATTCATAAAGTCCTGATTGCTGTGGAAACAGAATGGAGAGAGGAAAGTCACACAGGAAAGGGAAGTactctgcagcagggagaacAGCTGAAGGAAGTTAGGTGGGGCACATACTACAAATTTGCTCAAGAGCTGTGAAAGCGAGTGCTCAAAAAACAATACAAGATTCAGTCTTTAACCTCTTGACTTTTTGATCTACACATGAAAGTTTAAATCTAGACAGGCTGACCTGCCCAGCACAATGGTTGTTCCTTCCCTTACACCAGTACCCTTTTACTTCATAAGGAGTTCCAAAGGGACCATGTTTCTTCAAACACACGTGCCCCTTTTCATCTCCAGTGGTCAAAGTGGAATAAATCTCGCCCACACTGAAGCTTATCAGAAACTTTAAATTGTTATGGCAAGGTCTCCAGACCCTATATGATGCATTTAAGAATCTCAGCCATATCCAGGAGTACTGTGTGATACAAAGTGCTGTGTGACTTGGTATGGTCATGCTTATACTTCAGGTTGTGACACAAGAATGCCTTAAAATGCTCATGTTTCTATGCAATCCACTATTATGTCTGCTTTGAACACTGAtaagctatttttttattaatgaaagcTGCCTGCACAGAAGGGGTGGGGTGCAGGATATCTCCTATATTAATGCTTTAATGTTTCTCTGAACATATGGAAACTCCATCAGATCAGTGCCTATAGAGCAATGTTTGTTCTATTGTTAGTACCAGCTCAGGACTAAATTAAAACAATGAGAGTTTTCTGAATATACAGTGTAGCAGTCATATTCGAGCATTCTCAAGGAAAGGAAGGATTATACAACATTATGTTAGTGAATAGtgatttttaattcttcccctccttttcacAAATCAACCCTAGATGAAGATTTAATATACCAGATGACCAAGAAGCTTAAGTTAATCATCTTTACTGTAGCTTCACTGAAGCATCAGTCCCTAGCTTCAAACCTCAACTGTTCAGCACCTGTGCAGCCCCATGCACTCACGTTGTCTTTTACAAAAGCATTAACATTCttactttcaaaagaaaaactgattttgaaaatatcACACGTGAAACTGAACCAAGACCCAACAGAATATGCCAAAGCTCTACACTGATGCTTTAAAACTAATTGCTTAAGGCAGAACAGCAAACCACGATCCTTCCTTCTCTAgtaattcagaagaaaaaacaaaacaaaacacttcctCGTGTGATTGGGCTGTTCTTCCACTGAAAATTATGAAGCCTTTGTATTCTTTTTGTGGACTTGGATTAAAACTGTACCATCAGAGGTAACAAGCTCACCCCAAACCTTAACCCCGCAGTCAACATGCAAAGCTGACTTTTCATCAGCATAGTCCTTCAGCTTCCTATAAGTTGGtggttattttgttgtttggttggttggttggttttgtggctttattttttaacagaagaaagCCATGCagtaattttcttatttaagcTATCAGATCTTTCCTCAGAGACTTTGCATGTGCTTTCTACCTTACTGAGGACAGACTACAGCTCACACTCCCAGAGTAAAACAATTCAGTTCTGGAAGCCTAAGCTCTTTTATTTCCCTCCAAAAAGATGTTAATTTCATTCCAACCCTTTCTCAACTAAATTCCAGTTGTAGAGAGAGGAAGGTGGAAAATCAGATTGAAAGAAGTTTTGGAATGAGGGAGaaggcagggaagcaggagcCTGCGGCAGAGCAGGATGCTGTAGCACAGGAAGTGCTCTAGAGCCGGTGTGCAGGGATCGGTTCTGCACCACCCGCATCCCTCACAAGGAGCTCGGGAGACCCAGAACGGTTCCTGTGGCCGTCAGCAAATTAATTTCTCCCGCCGCCAGCTATTAACGAGCTCTGAGAGCCCCACAGTCCGCAGGTTTCCCCCATCAGGTTTTAAGAGCGCTGTTTACTGCGGCTTTCCCCATCAGCAGCAGTTAATTGCATTATCctgaaagctgctttctggGAGCCTGGAGAAACTGAGCCGAGGGACGGGCAAGGGACCTCAGCCTGACCTGTGCGGGGCTCCGGCGGCTCTGGACCGGGACGCGCCGGCGCTGCCCTGACCCGGTTCCTCGG
Above is a genomic segment from Heliangelus exortis chromosome 20, bHelExo1.hap1, whole genome shotgun sequence containing:
- the PCTP gene encoding phosphatidylcholine transfer protein isoform X1, which translates into the protein MEAPPPRGFSEEQFQAACRELDQPAPSAGGPWQLLVESMGVRIYRLYDEQSGLYEYKIFGGLADCPPKLCVDVYMDLDFRKQWDQYVKELYEKTNDGEKVIYWQVKYPFPLSNRDYVYIRECREMDVDGRKIWVVLAQSVSVPQCPEKPGIIRVKSYKQSLAIESDGKTGSKVYMYYFDNPGGMIPSWLVNWTAKSGVPAFLKDVQKACRDYSKSI
- the PCTP gene encoding phosphatidylcholine transfer protein isoform X2, which produces MDLDFRKQWDQYVKELYEKTNDGEKVIYWQVKYPFPLSNRDYVYIRECREMDVDGRKIWVVLAQSVSVPQCPEKPGIIRVKSYKQSLAIESDGKTGSKVYMYYFDNPGGMIPSWLVNWTAKSGVPAFLKDVQKACRDYSKSI